CCGCAGGCCTTCGCGCCCGTGGCAAGAACTGCCGGCATGCCCGTCCCTTCGGAAAGACCGATCACTCTGCGCACGCCGGAAAACCCGGCGATCGAGGAGGCGCCGCCAACGCGCGGGCAAATCTACAGCCATCGCTTCCGCGACGCCAAACCGATCAATTTCGGCTCCCGCTCGCCGAGGAAGCTTGCCGTGCACGGTGTCGACGTTTCGCGCTGGCAGGGCGAGATCAACTGGGCGAAATTGCGGACGCAGGGCGCGAACTTCGCCTACATCAAGGCGACCGATGGCGGCGACCATCTCGATCCGATGTTCAAGAAGAACTGGCGCCGGGCGAAGGAAGCCGGGCTCAAACGCGGCGCCTATCACTTCTTCTACTGGTGCCGAACCGCCGGCGAACAGGCCGACTGGTTCATCCGCAACGTGCCGAGGGAAGCCGGCGCATTGCCGCCGGTCATCGATGTCGAGTGGAACGGCGAGTCGAGCTGCAAAAGGCGCCCCTCGCGCGAACGTGTCCTGGAAAAGATGCAGGTCTTCATGGACAAGCTGGAGAGGCACTACGGTCAGCGCCCGATCATCTACACCGCGCCGGATTTCTATC
The genomic region above belongs to Sinorhizobium mexicanum and contains:
- a CDS encoding glycoside hydrolase family 25 protein, whose translation is MRFSAVPVLLLAGLVLSGCGFSSNRERVAAQQPSRETTSSVAQSPAPMPAANVGAAASPAAPPQEMLAWAGPVPEPQAFAPVARTAGMPVPSERPITLRTPENPAIEEAPPTRGQIYSHRFRDAKPINFGSRSPRKLAVHGVDVSRWQGEINWAKLRTQGANFAYIKATDGGDHLDPMFKKNWRRAKEAGLKRGAYHFFYWCRTAGEQADWFIRNVPREAGALPPVIDVEWNGESSCKRRPSRERVLEKMQVFMDKLERHYGQRPIIYTAPDFYRDNLKGAFPNHPFWLRSVAAHPSKVYPGRKWLFWQYSGSGLSHGVDGRIDLNVFHGSENEWHSWAAAGSSLASRD